The following coding sequences lie in one Deinococcus roseus genomic window:
- a CDS encoding carbohydrate ABC transporter permease has protein sequence MNLQSTSSTPTRTPRKTNRSSWWTAYLLVLPFAAVYLLFLIYPTLSAIQLSFTSADLTGVGPYVGLKNYITLLSDPRFWDSVKHTLYFMLLTVIPNTLVGFMFALMVARLRHLKSWVLSIFFLPNVLPVSVVTAVWVWILDPSFGVFNYLFKTNTSWFEDPTWAMPFVALVTIWWSAGFNMLLILAAIQNVPKELYEAASLDGANTWQAFWAVTWPTVWPVTSLALLLQLIAQFKIFDQVYLLTGGGPFESTTVVLMQLYKEGFQQTHGGYASTIAVVFMVIILLASWVQNKLLGGKK, from the coding sequence ATGAACCTGCAAAGCACCTCAAGCACCCCCACCAGAACCCCACGCAAAACCAACCGATCCAGCTGGTGGACTGCATACCTGCTGGTCTTGCCGTTTGCAGCGGTGTACCTGCTGTTCCTGATTTACCCGACCCTGTCGGCCATTCAACTGAGTTTCACCAGTGCAGACCTCACCGGGGTGGGACCCTACGTGGGCCTGAAGAACTACATCACCCTGCTTTCAGACCCCAGATTCTGGGATTCGGTCAAGCACACCCTGTATTTCATGCTGCTGACCGTGATTCCCAACACCCTGGTGGGTTTCATGTTCGCCTTGATGGTGGCGAGGCTCAGGCACCTCAAAAGCTGGGTGCTTTCGATTTTCTTTTTGCCCAACGTGCTGCCCGTCAGTGTGGTCACCGCAGTGTGGGTGTGGATTCTGGACCCCAGCTTCGGGGTGTTCAATTACCTGTTCAAAACCAACACCTCCTGGTTTGAAGACCCCACCTGGGCGATGCCTTTTGTGGCCCTGGTGACCATCTGGTGGAGTGCAGGCTTCAACATGCTGTTGATTCTGGCTGCCATCCAGAATGTGCCCAAAGAGCTCTACGAAGCGGCAAGCCTGGACGGAGCCAACACCTGGCAGGCTTTCTGGGCGGTCACCTGGCCCACCGTGTGGCCCGTGACCTCGCTGGCCCTCTTGTTGCAACTGATTGCCCAGTTCAAGATCTTCGATCAGGTGTACCTGCTGACCGGAGGGGGGCCTTTCGAATCCACCACGGTGGTCCTGATGCAACTTTACAAAGAGGGTTTCCAGCAAACCCACGGCGGTTATGCCTCCACCATTGCGGTGGTGTTCATGGTGATCATCCTGCTGGCTTCATGGGTGCAAAACAAACTGCTGGGAGGCAAAAAATGA
- a CDS encoding PAS domain S-box protein — protein MHRTLLDHMTDVVVVLNQTGHVLYHNPSFQQTFGFAPEKGLQMHHWLHPEDLQVMRSFGLLNQLKGVPIALPPLRLSSTGGSWRWFEGTLVNLAEDPQVQGLLISLRDITLRIQAEQRAQKLHQFTVALSGASNLQEVVQVILLQGIEAMGAVAGGVMMADHCKGQVEVLGTVGYPEQLEKPWRIFPLNALTPAGEAIRQGCDLFLHAEDWHVRYPHIQHIKTSRSGRKCVLVMPQEGQPLGALTLSFDTDVPFSDLEKHFLRDMAARCANALHRAGFHHKLAGQERRYRKFTEHSHDIVSVLDLDGIVQYTSASMKRILGYRPEERMGLSGFMDIHQEDQVPLKECFQQALCNPGQPIFATYRFRHKEGHWVWLESSGTLCLEDEDVDGVLITTRDITTRKEAEQQMQVQLKKFQQLIDLTAAFALQQAPEQLVEQALNLCLDLSEYQQGFYIPLDRVSKPLWAGPQALSKLPQALVLADLHSRDQLGQSADRHHPWFTDVPLQGLDGWGSLALLPVLFRDTVQGVLIFGAPHFVVVNADIQKLLHGVSEQVTQAMHRGVHLSELKESREETLRAMGLMLEFRDYETKGHTDRVVQLSERLGQRLGFQKADMDALRWGAYLHDTGKISIPDHILLKPGKLDAQEWDTMKRHTTIGHELLCHIPSLPASTLQVVLHHHERWDGSGYPRGLAGKDIPLAARAFALVDVYDALTDVRPYKRAWTHQEAVEEIERTSGSHFDPHMARTFLQLLQEEIPQNLH, from the coding sequence GTGCACCGGACCTTGCTGGACCACATGACCGATGTGGTGGTTGTGCTGAACCAGACCGGCCATGTGCTGTATCACAACCCCAGTTTCCAGCAGACTTTTGGTTTTGCCCCTGAAAAAGGGCTGCAAATGCACCACTGGCTGCACCCGGAAGACCTGCAGGTGATGCGGTCTTTTGGACTGCTCAACCAGTTGAAGGGCGTTCCCATTGCCCTTCCCCCGTTGCGCCTGTCTTCCACAGGCGGATCCTGGCGCTGGTTTGAGGGCACCCTGGTGAACCTTGCAGAAGACCCCCAGGTGCAGGGCCTGCTAATAAGCCTGCGGGACATCACCCTCAGGATCCAGGCAGAACAGAGGGCCCAGAAGCTGCACCAGTTCACGGTTGCCCTGTCCGGGGCCAGCAACCTGCAAGAGGTGGTGCAGGTGATTTTGCTGCAGGGCATTGAGGCCATGGGTGCAGTGGCAGGAGGGGTCATGATGGCAGACCACTGCAAAGGTCAGGTCGAGGTGCTGGGAACGGTGGGCTACCCGGAACAGTTGGAGAAACCCTGGCGGATTTTTCCCCTGAACGCCCTCACCCCTGCGGGAGAAGCCATCCGGCAGGGGTGCGACCTGTTCTTGCATGCAGAAGACTGGCATGTGCGCTACCCCCACATCCAGCACATCAAAACCTCCAGATCAGGCAGAAAATGCGTGCTGGTGATGCCTCAAGAAGGCCAGCCTCTGGGTGCCCTCACCCTGAGCTTTGACACCGATGTTCCGTTCAGCGATCTGGAAAAACACTTCCTGAGGGACATGGCTGCCCGCTGTGCAAATGCCTTGCACCGTGCAGGATTTCACCACAAGCTGGCCGGGCAGGAACGCCGTTACCGCAAGTTCACCGAGCACAGCCACGACATCGTTTCGGTGCTGGATCTGGATGGCATTGTGCAATACACCAGTGCCTCCATGAAACGCATTCTGGGTTACCGTCCCGAGGAACGCATGGGCCTCAGCGGTTTCATGGACATCCACCAGGAAGACCAGGTTCCCCTCAAAGAATGTTTTCAGCAGGCCCTTTGCAACCCCGGACAGCCCATTTTTGCCACCTACCGTTTTCGCCACAAGGAGGGGCACTGGGTGTGGCTGGAATCTTCGGGCACCCTGTGTCTGGAAGATGAAGATGTGGATGGGGTGCTGATCACGACCCGTGACATCACCACCCGCAAAGAAGCCGAGCAACAAATGCAGGTGCAACTGAAAAAATTCCAGCAGCTCATTGATCTGACTGCAGCTTTCGCCCTGCAACAGGCCCCGGAACAACTGGTGGAACAGGCGCTGAATTTGTGCCTGGACCTCAGCGAGTACCAGCAGGGGTTTTACATCCCGCTGGACCGCGTCAGCAAACCCCTGTGGGCCGGACCGCAGGCCCTCTCGAAACTGCCCCAGGCCCTGGTGCTGGCCGATCTGCACAGCCGGGACCAGCTTGGACAGTCAGCAGACCGGCATCATCCCTGGTTCACCGATGTGCCCTTGCAGGGACTGGACGGCTGGGGTTCTCTGGCCCTGCTTCCCGTGCTGTTCAGGGACACTGTGCAGGGGGTGCTGATTTTTGGCGCACCGCATTTTGTGGTGGTCAATGCAGACATCCAGAAACTCCTGCATGGGGTCTCAGAGCAGGTTACGCAGGCCATGCACAGGGGCGTGCACCTCTCCGAACTGAAAGAATCCCGCGAGGAAACCTTAAGGGCCATGGGCCTGATGCTGGAATTCCGCGACTACGAAACCAAAGGCCACACAGACCGGGTGGTGCAACTCTCAGAGCGACTGGGGCAACGTCTGGGCTTCCAGAAAGCCGACATGGACGCGCTCAGGTGGGGGGCCTACCTGCACGACACCGGAAAAATTTCCATTCCAGACCACATCCTGCTCAAACCTGGCAAGCTGGACGCCCAGGAGTGGGACACCATGAAACGCCACACCACCATCGGGCATGAACTTTTGTGCCACATCCCCAGTTTGCCTGCCTCCACCCTGCAGGTGGTTTTGCACCACCATGAGCGCTGGGATGGCAGCGGCTACCCCAGAGGTCTGGCAGGCAAAGACATCCCCCTGGCTGCACGCGCCTTTGCCCTCGTGGACGTGTACGACGCCCTCACCGATGTGCGCCCTTACAAACGGGCCTGGACCCATCAGGAAGCCGTGGAGGAGATTGAACGCACCTCGGGCAGCCACTTTGATCCGCACATGGCCCGGACGTTCCTGCAACTCCTGCAAGAAGAAATTCCCCAGAACCTGCACTGA
- a CDS encoding RICIN domain-containing protein — MLHPQKPHQGLALLGLMLLASCGQNAPQTLKSTLSPQAHSGGGADIGDGKIVRMQAVHSGKCLDVSGISQSNGAQVWQWDCVDNNPNYNQDWKFKRVYAGGVYYQIQAQHSQKCMDVMGMAMNNGANVGQWDCHSNPDDPNLRNQLYALWDLGNNTYSLIPKHSNLCLDIAGISQNNGANLTQWSCVQGNNQKFRFIPTSHGTGPGPGPGPSKEYCEEYATLNSGPYKYVNNTWGSFKTSGWKQCLQERTVNGVKQYGWNWNWPGYDPSVYAYPEIIFGWKPWDNAPSTDARFPMAVNGMKNVILNWDVEATRSGHYDFAPEIWLTRSPGAGTARPGDIATEIMVWLDYDSAANPAGSRVAGTTIDGVYYDIYKTHMSGNGASWEYITYKGPARRNAGSLNFKNFIQDSVNRGYTSNSYYLSGIEFGDETSGGSGNIWVKGLSVNVQ, encoded by the coding sequence ATGCTGCACCCCCAGAAACCCCACCAGGGACTGGCCCTGCTTGGCCTCATGCTGCTGGCCTCATGCGGTCAGAACGCCCCTCAGACCTTAAAATCCACCCTCTCTCCCCAGGCCCACTCGGGCGGAGGGGCAGACATCGGAGATGGCAAAATCGTGCGCATGCAGGCCGTGCACAGCGGAAAATGCCTGGATGTTTCCGGAATCAGCCAGAGCAACGGGGCGCAGGTCTGGCAGTGGGACTGCGTGGACAACAACCCCAACTACAACCAGGACTGGAAATTCAAACGGGTGTATGCCGGAGGGGTGTACTACCAGATCCAGGCGCAGCACTCCCAGAAATGCATGGATGTGATGGGCATGGCCATGAACAATGGAGCCAACGTCGGGCAGTGGGACTGCCACAGCAACCCCGATGACCCCAACCTCAGGAATCAGCTTTATGCTCTGTGGGATCTGGGGAACAACACCTACAGCCTGATTCCCAAACACAGCAACCTGTGCCTGGACATCGCCGGAATCAGCCAGAACAACGGGGCCAACCTGACCCAGTGGTCCTGTGTGCAGGGCAACAACCAAAAGTTCAGGTTCATTCCGACCTCGCATGGTACCGGACCTGGCCCTGGACCTGGACCCTCCAAGGAGTATTGCGAGGAATACGCCACCCTCAACTCTGGCCCCTACAAATACGTGAACAACACCTGGGGCAGCTTCAAAACCTCCGGCTGGAAGCAGTGCCTGCAGGAACGCACCGTGAACGGCGTGAAGCAGTACGGCTGGAACTGGAACTGGCCCGGTTATGACCCCTCCGTTTACGCCTACCCAGAGATCATTTTTGGCTGGAAACCCTGGGACAACGCCCCCAGCACCGATGCCCGCTTCCCCATGGCCGTGAATGGCATGAAAAACGTGATCCTCAACTGGGATGTGGAAGCCACCCGCAGCGGTCACTATGACTTTGCCCCCGAAATCTGGCTGACCCGTTCCCCAGGCGCAGGCACCGCACGCCCCGGAGACATCGCCACCGAAATCATGGTCTGGCTGGATTACGACAGTGCCGCCAACCCTGCTGGAAGCCGCGTGGCCGGAACCACCATCGACGGCGTGTACTACGACATCTACAAAACCCACATGTCCGGCAACGGAGCAAGCTGGGAGTACATCACTTACAAGGGACCTGCAAGGCGCAACGCAGGCAGCCTGAACTTCAAGAACTTCATCCAGGATTCGGTCAACAGGGGGTACACCAGCAACAGTTATTACCTGTCTGGGATTGAGTTCGGAGATGAAACTTCTGGAGGCAGCGGGAACATCTGGGTCAAAGGGCTTTCGGTGAACGTGCAGTAA
- a CDS encoding carbohydrate ABC transporter permease produces the protein MKRQQFSILGFSGTLFTLVFAIVWVFPLYWVVVTSFKPDTETIAFPPTFFPKEWSLEAYTYILQNSPILSWYGNSLLTSVIITALVVLLALMFAYALSQIEFPGKTWLYWLVLAGFMIPFQASLIPLFMLVNKMGLVNTYAGVILPQLAAPIAVVIYKQFFDQVPKELSEAARLDGASEFRILFQIYLPLNLGITWALVIITFIGAWNNFFWPFIVTNSAAKMTIPVGITQVQAAYGVAYSKTMATAVLAALPTVVAYLLFQRKVSEGVMATSGLK, from the coding sequence ATGAAACGCCAGCAATTCTCCATTCTGGGCTTCTCTGGCACGCTTTTCACATTGGTGTTTGCCATTGTGTGGGTGTTCCCGCTGTACTGGGTGGTGGTCACCTCCTTCAAACCCGACACCGAAACCATTGCCTTCCCACCCACCTTTTTTCCCAAAGAGTGGTCTCTGGAGGCCTACACCTACATCCTGCAAAACAGCCCGATCCTCAGCTGGTACGGCAACAGCCTGCTGACCTCCGTGATCATCACCGCCCTGGTGGTGCTGCTGGCCCTGATGTTCGCGTATGCACTGTCCCAGATTGAGTTTCCGGGCAAGACCTGGCTGTACTGGCTGGTGCTGGCAGGCTTCATGATTCCCTTCCAGGCCAGCCTGATTCCGCTGTTCATGCTGGTCAACAAGATGGGACTGGTCAACACCTACGCCGGAGTGATCCTGCCGCAACTCGCTGCCCCCATTGCCGTGGTGATCTACAAGCAGTTCTTCGATCAGGTGCCAAAAGAACTCTCCGAAGCTGCAAGGCTGGATGGAGCCAGCGAATTCAGGATCCTGTTCCAGATTTATTTGCCCCTCAACCTGGGCATCACCTGGGCACTGGTGATCATCACCTTCATTGGGGCCTGGAACAACTTCTTCTGGCCTTTCATTGTCACCAACTCTGCCGCCAAGATGACCATTCCGGTGGGCATCACCCAGGTGCAGGCCGCTTACGGGGTGGCCTACTCCAAAACCATGGCCACCGCTGTGCTGGCCGCACTTCCCACGGTTGTGGCCTATTTGCTGTTCCAGCGCAAAGTTTCTGAAGGGGTGATGGCGACTTCTGGGCTGAAGTGA
- a CDS encoding PA14 domain-containing protein: MQNLKRSLLLFGALGLTGCGMLAVPKPSPVSESSSHSTEILRQGAIPLCNNVALGGNHPYGLGGSLWRQWVYLNDNSTPLNYSTFTTDLPLPGNMSISPYVYDSSGGLVYPSPIIYQYVYNPGFNVSGIEASTRHPIPQVPLNSRASYGPIYAGSAQQYALPVVSIANNFKLLDGNGNAIKDNNGIDIVNSGIQTYYPSINGNQVRFSGGQSLKLEFYLDPLVKTRKEIIEADYTDPATGQTKTDWVEVDMPYQEATLKVTTPSYIVYEPYGQKTYQTSTNPLPNFKFNLRGFNNSVTNDHRFLMQQGIAYNRPSTIALEDLTTWNNWLDTRQDFVLGWNVYNQKVASATMNANGEPVVNAATATTQSNWNLGTPGYANDRNCLSKTFAVEEGSPQRFSVVQPAAQVYQPGTFSDTQQGLKAEYFDNADFTNKRTEQLNANIGFNWGGYSPAPYVSPETYSVRWSGTLTPPVSGRYTLKFTGGSNVRVSLNKMRIVDAWTGTPDLVNQPASGEVYLQGNRKYNILVEYKQNTGNAQARLEWSYPGKTMEVIPAASFTPVEAPVTPVYLKPVHVGMEYVLAAMEDGTVRGWGNNSANQIGNGVITDPVVYRNAPVPGLQNISEVSFYSSSSTSELHNLALDDNGDVWAWGISNSYGELGRSSANPSAYTIPQKVVGLSNIARIYASNRTSLAVAKDGKIYQWGSIIDPHVQSGYASKSVPETLKKDAAGNEFTGAREVVALRFNANGFAILKTDGTVWTFGTTNNDGILGVGYPGYSLYPVQIPGLSNIVSIASSESSGTVYAISASGEVWTWGRSQAKTTAAQVNNYAPVKLEALAGQKIVQVAVGADYTIARNDQGELYAWGNGNYFGTGNTYANQYVYPPVRLPISDSFQFVSVDSSIRTVAAIDVQGKIHGWGSNQWCLINYNPSCSGDYLYPATYVLSGFVKTY, from the coding sequence ATGCAAAACCTGAAACGCAGCCTGCTGCTCTTTGGAGCACTCGGGCTCACTGGCTGTGGGATGCTGGCTGTCCCCAAACCGTCGCCTGTTTCTGAAAGCAGCTCCCACTCCACTGAAATTCTCCGCCAGGGAGCCATTCCGCTGTGCAACAATGTGGCTCTGGGAGGAAATCACCCTTATGGCCTGGGAGGATCCCTCTGGAGACAGTGGGTGTATCTCAATGACAACAGCACACCACTGAACTACTCCACATTCACCACGGATCTGCCCCTCCCTGGCAACATGAGCATCAGTCCTTACGTATACGACTCCTCAGGTGGCCTTGTTTATCCCAGTCCGATCATCTATCAGTATGTTTACAACCCTGGATTCAATGTTTCTGGCATTGAGGCCTCCACCAGGCACCCCATCCCTCAGGTGCCCCTGAACAGCAGGGCAAGTTACGGGCCTATTTATGCTGGCAGTGCCCAACAATACGCATTGCCGGTGGTGAGCATTGCCAACAACTTCAAGTTGCTGGATGGAAATGGCAATGCCATCAAAGACAACAATGGAATTGATATCGTCAATTCAGGCATACAGACTTATTATCCGAGCATCAATGGCAATCAGGTGCGCTTTTCTGGAGGCCAGAGCCTGAAACTGGAGTTTTACCTGGACCCTTTGGTGAAGACCCGCAAGGAGATCATTGAGGCGGATTATACGGATCCTGCCACAGGGCAGACCAAAACCGACTGGGTGGAGGTGGACATGCCGTACCAGGAAGCCACCCTGAAGGTGACCACCCCGAGTTACATCGTGTATGAGCCCTATGGGCAGAAGACTTACCAGACCAGCACCAACCCGTTGCCAAACTTCAAGTTCAATCTGCGTGGTTTTAACAACAGCGTGACCAATGACCATCGCTTTTTGATGCAACAGGGCATTGCTTATAACCGTCCAAGCACCATTGCCCTTGAAGATCTGACGACCTGGAACAACTGGCTGGACACCCGTCAGGATTTTGTGCTGGGGTGGAATGTGTACAACCAGAAAGTGGCTTCTGCAACGATGAATGCCAACGGTGAGCCGGTGGTGAATGCGGCCACGGCAACCACCCAGAGCAACTGGAATCTGGGGACCCCCGGATATGCCAACGACAGGAACTGCCTCAGCAAGACTTTTGCAGTGGAGGAGGGAAGCCCTCAGCGGTTTTCCGTGGTTCAACCTGCAGCTCAGGTGTATCAGCCAGGAACGTTCAGTGACACCCAGCAGGGACTCAAAGCAGAATACTTTGACAATGCAGATTTCACCAACAAGCGCACCGAACAGTTGAATGCCAACATCGGTTTCAACTGGGGTGGGTATTCTCCTGCGCCGTACGTGTCCCCTGAGACCTACAGTGTGCGCTGGTCGGGTACACTCACCCCTCCGGTGAGTGGAAGGTACACCCTGAAATTCACAGGGGGCAGCAATGTGCGGGTGAGCCTGAACAAAATGCGCATTGTGGATGCCTGGACGGGAACCCCTGATCTGGTGAACCAGCCTGCATCGGGTGAGGTTTATCTGCAAGGGAACAGGAAATACAACATTCTGGTGGAGTACAAGCAAAACACGGGCAATGCCCAGGCCAGACTGGAATGGAGTTACCCTGGAAAAACCATGGAGGTCATTCCTGCTGCCTCCTTCACTCCAGTGGAAGCGCCCGTGACCCCTGTGTATCTGAAGCCCGTGCATGTGGGGATGGAGTATGTGCTTGCTGCCATGGAAGACGGCACTGTGCGTGGGTGGGGCAACAACTCAGCCAACCAGATTGGCAATGGGGTGATCACTGATCCAGTGGTTTACAGAAATGCTCCAGTGCCTGGATTGCAGAACATCAGTGAAGTGTCTTTCTACTCTTCCAGTTCCACTTCTGAATTGCACAATCTGGCCCTGGATGACAATGGCGATGTCTGGGCCTGGGGAATCAGCAACAGCTATGGTGAACTGGGTCGTTCTTCTGCCAATCCAAGTGCATACACCATTCCACAGAAAGTGGTGGGCTTGTCCAACATTGCCCGGATTTATGCCAGCAACCGAACCAGTCTTGCTGTAGCAAAAGATGGCAAAATCTACCAGTGGGGATCCATCATTGATCCTCATGTCCAGAGTGGGTATGCGTCAAAATCCGTTCCAGAAACCCTGAAAAAAGATGCTGCAGGGAATGAGTTTACAGGTGCCAGAGAAGTTGTTGCGCTGCGTTTTAATGCAAATGGGTTTGCCATTTTGAAGACAGATGGAACAGTGTGGACTTTTGGAACCACAAACAATGATGGAATCCTGGGTGTGGGTTACCCAGGCTATTCTCTGTACCCTGTTCAAATTCCTGGTTTGAGCAACATTGTTTCCATTGCTTCCAGTGAATCATCTGGAACGGTTTATGCGATTTCTGCCTCTGGAGAAGTCTGGACCTGGGGCAGATCACAAGCCAAAACCACTGCAGCCCAGGTGAACAATTATGCTCCTGTGAAATTGGAGGCCCTGGCAGGCCAGAAGATTGTGCAGGTGGCTGTGGGTGCAGATTACACCATTGCCCGCAACGATCAGGGAGAACTTTATGCCTGGGGCAATGGGAACTACTTTGGAACAGGCAACACCTATGCAAACCAGTATGTCTATCCTCCTGTGAGATTGCCCATTTCTGACAGTTTCCAGTTCGTATCGGTGGATTCCAGCATTCGCACTGTGGCTGCCATTGATGTACAGGGAAAAATTCACGGATGGGGGAGCAATCAGTGGTGTTTGATAAACTACAATCCCAGTTGCTCTGGAGATTATCTCTATCCTGCCACTTATGTTCTGTCTGGCTTTGTGAAAACCTACTGA
- a CDS encoding extracellular solute-binding protein, translating into MKTPLYRTLALVSLSLASASAAPTKVVFWDFFGGGDGDRMKQIVDKFNKSQSDIVVERTTLPWGVPFYTKIHTSVVSGDTPDVITYHLSRMTTGIKNGDFRAITTEEMAEAGIKLSDFQQNLVKNQAALAKSITGKSDVYGLPLDTHTLVLYYNKDILAKAGLLDSKGQPKGLNTLEGFTAALQAIKDKTGMLPASTASSQDPSSVWRIWYTLFLQSGGKLVSGGKLSLKDMDTKGVAALNTMVDWTKGGLIGKNATYPAMVALFSAGRAGFMINGNWEVPTFVDLKKSGKLSFDYGIVPFPKLGQNQQTWADSHMLAIPANAKKPMTKDKLNATLKFIDFVANNSLDWAGGGHIPAYLPTQNSAAYKSLQPVAQYSARAAKDVMPDPALPIFGAAGPFFDALGNSLTPALNGQLTSEAAIDKFKQQLTDLSK; encoded by the coding sequence ATGAAAACCCCCCTGTACCGCACCCTCGCCCTTGTGTCCCTCAGCCTTGCTTCCGCCAGCGCAGCCCCCACCAAAGTGGTGTTCTGGGATTTCTTCGGAGGCGGTGACGGTGACCGCATGAAGCAAATTGTGGACAAATTCAACAAGAGCCAGAGCGACATCGTGGTCGAGCGCACCACCCTGCCCTGGGGCGTGCCCTTCTACACCAAAATCCACACCTCTGTGGTTTCTGGCGACACCCCCGACGTGATCACCTACCACCTGTCCCGCATGACCACCGGCATCAAAAACGGGGATTTCCGTGCCATCACCACCGAAGAGATGGCCGAGGCTGGCATCAAACTGAGTGACTTCCAGCAGAACCTGGTGAAAAACCAGGCGGCCCTCGCCAAAAGCATCACCGGCAAGAGCGACGTGTACGGCCTGCCCCTGGACACCCACACCCTGGTGCTGTACTACAACAAGGACATCCTGGCCAAAGCCGGTCTGCTGGACAGCAAAGGCCAGCCCAAAGGCCTCAACACCCTGGAAGGCTTCACTGCCGCGCTGCAAGCCATCAAAGACAAAACCGGAATGCTTCCCGCTTCCACCGCTTCCAGCCAGGATCCCTCCTCGGTGTGGCGCATCTGGTACACCCTGTTCCTGCAGTCCGGCGGAAAACTGGTCAGTGGCGGCAAGCTCAGCCTGAAAGACATGGACACCAAAGGTGTGGCTGCCCTCAACACCATGGTGGACTGGACCAAGGGTGGTCTGATCGGCAAAAACGCCACTTACCCGGCCATGGTTGCCCTGTTCTCTGCAGGCCGTGCGGGCTTCATGATCAACGGCAACTGGGAAGTGCCCACCTTTGTGGACCTCAAGAAGAGCGGCAAACTTTCTTTTGATTATGGCATCGTGCCCTTCCCCAAACTGGGCCAGAACCAGCAGACCTGGGCGGATTCCCACATGCTGGCCATTCCCGCCAACGCCAAAAAGCCCATGACCAAAGACAAGCTGAACGCCACCCTCAAGTTCATCGACTTCGTGGCCAACAACAGCCTGGACTGGGCAGGCGGCGGTCACATCCCCGCATACCTGCCCACCCAGAACAGCGCTGCCTACAAGTCCCTGCAGCCTGTGGCCCAGTACAGCGCCAGAGCTGCCAAAGACGTGATGCCCGATCCTGCCCTCCCCATCTTCGGTGCAGCAGGTCCCTTCTTTGATGCGCTGGGCAACTCCCTGACCCCCGCTCTCAACGGCCAGCTCACCTCAGAGGCCGCCATCGACAAGTTCAAGCAGCAGCTCACCGACCTCAGCAAATGA